The Bacteroidota bacterium genome has a window encoding:
- a CDS encoding NAD kinase gives MKIAIYGKTFSEDFCPGSLELFSKLRQYNAHITIYSPFKDFLRHERGIDTSFDDEFYTYEDLGQDINFLISIGGDGTFLEAVTMVRGSGIPIIGINSGRLGFLANIAKGEISQAIDAIMKNQYTLEQRTLIELKSKNNYFGDFRYALNEFAVQKHGSSMITIHTSINKEFLNTYFTDGLIISTPTGSTAYSLSVGGPIVSPSSRNFIISPIASHNLNVRPIVVPDYCEVTLQVDGRDCNYMITLDSRVVKLKVPCEFIIRRADFTLKMLKLSNNNFFNTLRNKLMWGMDKRY, from the coding sequence ATGAAGATAGCAATCTATGGAAAGACATTTAGTGAAGATTTCTGTCCGGGAAGTCTTGAATTATTTTCTAAATTAAGACAATATAACGCTCACATAACCATATACAGCCCTTTTAAAGATTTTTTGCGTCACGAAAGGGGAATTGATACCTCTTTCGATGATGAATTTTATACTTATGAAGATTTAGGCCAGGATATAAATTTTCTGATAAGTATAGGAGGTGACGGGACTTTTCTGGAAGCGGTCACAATGGTCAGGGGAAGCGGTATTCCCATTATTGGCATCAATTCGGGCCGGCTCGGATTTTTGGCTAATATCGCTAAAGGAGAAATTTCGCAGGCTATTGATGCCATTATGAAAAATCAATATACCCTGGAACAAAGGACGTTGATAGAATTGAAATCCAAAAATAATTATTTCGGCGATTTCAGGTATGCCCTGAATGAATTTGCAGTCCAGAAACATGGCTCCTCAATGATCACTATACATACAAGCATAAATAAAGAATTTTTAAATACTTATTTTACGGATGGATTGATTATTTCTACTCCTACCGGTTCAACTGCATATTCATTGAGTGTAGGCGGGCCGATTGTTTCTCCCAGTTCCCGGAATTTTATCATTTCCCCTATTGCCAGCCACAATCTTAATGTACGGCCAATCGTGGTGCCCGATTATTGTGAAGTGACCTTGCAGGTGGATGGCCGGGATTGTAATTATATGATTACGCTTGATTCACGGGTGGTTAAATTGAAGGTTCCTTGTGAATTCATTATCAGGCGGGCTGATTTTACTTTGAAAATGTTGAAACTTTCGAATAATAACTTTTTTAATACCTTAAGAAATAAATTAATGTGGGGAATGGATAAAAGATATTGA
- a CDS encoding CBS domain-containing protein, translated as MLAKELISDIIPSLRTSDTGMKALFWMDVFRVSHLPIVNEKVFLGLISDADIYDLNMFEEPIGNHNLSLFSPFVEYDQHIYDVIELVAKLKLSLVPVLDKRKNYMGVITLSDLVQHFANVASLKDPGGLLVLDLNVNDYSLTEIAQIVEGNDAKILGLYITSPQNSTRLELTLKINKADLSPIIQTFNRYNYVIKASFMDEDKLDALYDKRYEEFIKYLNI; from the coding sequence ATGTTGGCAAAAGAGTTGATATCAGATATTATTCCGTCCTTACGTACTTCAGATACAGGAATGAAAGCCTTGTTCTGGATGGATGTATTTCGTGTTTCCCATTTGCCTATAGTCAACGAAAAAGTTTTTCTGGGACTTATTTCCGATGCGGATATTTATGATTTGAATATGTTCGAAGAACCTATAGGAAATCATAACCTTTCGCTTTTTTCTCCCTTTGTTGAATATGACCAGCACATCTATGATGTGATTGAACTGGTTGCTAAATTAAAACTTTCGTTGGTTCCGGTTTTGGACAAGAGGAAAAACTATATGGGCGTGATTACCCTGAGCGATCTGGTGCAACACTTTGCCAATGTCGCTTCCCTGAAAGATCCCGGAGGTCTTCTGGTACTCGACCTGAATGTGAATGACTATTCTCTCACAGAAATTGCCCAGATTGTTGAAGGCAATGATGCCAAAATTTTAGGCCTTTATATTACGTCGCCCCAGAATTCGACTAGACTGGAACTTACATTAAAAATCAACAAAGCAGACTTGTCGCCTATAATTCAAACATTCAACCGTTATAATTATGTAATTAAAGCTTCGTTTATGGACGAAGACAAACTGGATGCGCTTTATGACAAGCGTTACGAGGAATTTATAAAATATCTCAACATCTAA
- a CDS encoding pyridoxine 5'-phosphate synthase encodes MTRLSVNINKIATLRNSRGGNVPDVLKAAVNCERFGGEGITVHPRPDERHIRYQDVRDLKPILTTELNIEGNPIQKFMDLVFEVVPGQVTLVPDAHDAITSNAGWDTIKNKAFLTDIVKELKEKGIRSSIFIDADIKQVEGAKETGTDRIEFYTEPYASQYSTSPEKAIEPFAKAAKVAQELGLGINAGHDLNLDNLKYFKEHIEGLLEVSIGHALISDALYFGLENTIQMYLRLLK; translated from the coding sequence ATGACACGCTTAAGTGTAAACATTAACAAAATTGCCACCTTGCGCAACTCCAGAGGTGGCAATGTACCTGACGTTCTTAAAGCAGCCGTGAACTGTGAACGTTTTGGAGGAGAAGGAATCACAGTACATCCCCGGCCAGACGAAAGGCATATCCGTTACCAGGATGTAAGAGATCTGAAACCAATATTAACTACAGAATTAAATATTGAAGGCAACCCTATACAAAAATTCATGGATTTGGTGTTCGAAGTTGTTCCCGGTCAGGTTACCCTGGTCCCCGATGCCCATGACGCCATTACTTCCAATGCAGGCTGGGATACCATAAAGAACAAGGCTTTTCTGACCGATATCGTAAAAGAATTGAAAGAGAAAGGAATCCGTTCCTCAATTTTTATTGATGCAGACATAAAGCAGGTTGAAGGAGCCAAAGAAACCGGAACCGACCGTATAGAATTTTATACGGAGCCTTATGCCAGCCAATATTCCACCTCTCCTGAAAAAGCCATTGAACCCTTCGCTAAAGCCGCGAAAGTTGCCCAAGAATTAGGCCTCGGGATAAATGCGGGACATGATTTGAATCTCGACAACTTAAAATATTTCAAAGAACACATCGAAGGACTGCTGGAAGTATCCATTGGACACGCGCTTATTTCAGATGCTTTGTACTTCGGACTGGAGAATACCATTCAGATGTACTTGCGTTTACTCAAATAG